In Sciurus carolinensis chromosome 16, mSciCar1.2, whole genome shotgun sequence, the genomic window AGAGCactggaggaagggaagggatggaTAGGACAGCACAGGGAATCATTAGGGTGCTGAAACTTCATTAGGATGTAGTGAAACGTGTCCACAACATTAGGCATTTTCCAATTCCAAATAGTGAATTCCAAAGTAAACTATGGATAGTGGCCAATAATTGtctatatatagttttataactGTGATATAGAACATACTAATGGAAGATGTTATAATTATGACAAAGTATGTCCACAGAAGCAGTATAATGAGAATTCCTAATGAAAAGCTCATTTGTTCTAAATATAGAttgcttttaaatatagaatattaatttaaaagatatatagTTCATCAAAATGAAGTTAATATTACCTTGGAAATGTGAAGTGCATTCACTATTCGACAAGCAGTATCATGCACGATATGAACCAAATAGGGGAGAAAAACTCATTAGGGCATGAATAGAAGACTAAGAGCACTGGACAGCACTCCACCcacattcatgataaaaactttcagggctgaggagatagatcagttggtagagtgcttgccttgcatgaacaaggtcctgagtttaatccccagcatcaaaaaaaaaaaaaaaaaaaaactcagcagaTGGTGTAAATGGTCACTTTCCTCAGAACACTAGTATCTACCCCCTCTGCTGCCCCACCCAAAGGAAACCAGAGTCCTACAGCCCTAGCCCTGCTGCAGGAACCTCTGTCTCATCACCCTGAGGAgctttggtcacagagacaatgCCTGACCAGGACGATGTTGCCTCCCACCTCCCTTCACCTGCACAGCACAGCAATGGCTGCTGTCCACCAGTGGGAACCTCACTTACAATATAGAACAGGTGGAGAGCAAGTCCACTCCATTTGTTGTGCCCTCCAGGGACAGCTGTGAAGGTGACCCAGGTAAGGTGTTTTCCACTGTATGACTCATCTTTATCATTACCATTGAATTACTTGTGGTGATCATGAACTCTGCTCTTCAGACTGGTCCTGCAGAAGGAAGCTCCAGTCTGGGAGGACATGCTAAGCCCTGGCCAGCGGACACCAGCCACCATGTGGACATGCAGTGAGGCAGTGGTGTCCAGAGTGCTAACAGGAACCCAGGGAAGGACTAGGCAGGCATATTCAGGTGAGCACCAGAGGATCAGGGTCAGAGGACTCAGTGGGAAACTGTGGCATCATGTGCAGGCCAAGGTCCTCCACCACCTTGGGGTTCATCTGTCTTGTGGGCTTCAAGGGAGCTTTTTTGCAGACAGGAGGACCAGGGATTGAGTACTGAGTCCTTATTCCTGAATCCTTTGGGGGAGTCAGGACTGGGGAACTTCTTTGAGTGCTGGTGTGTAATGACTTGGTGTATCCACTTGCTCCAAAAATATGTGATCTCCCTATCAGCCCAAGCACATGCATCTTGGGATATGGTGGTCTAGCCTGAGATGACAGTAAATGGTCCACAGAGAATTGGTTACATGTGTCACTCAGACTTCCCTACACTGTGTCCAGGGAGGGAGTTGAGACCCATTTAGATACCACTTTAAAAATAGCTCTTTCCAGTCAGGAGTCATGCCTGGAGTATCCTGAAAGACCAAAGCATCTTCTGGTATCTGTCCAGATGCCTGAGCTGTTGGAAGCTCCTCCTTCTCTGCCTGGGCATCTGTAGGGTGGAGGGTGAGCAACAGGTTCCAAGCTAAAAGACATTGAGCCGTGTGTGCAGTAGAGTCAGACTCTGGGAGGAAATTGGACAGGAGACTCTTGAGGTTCATTTCCTTGCACACCTGGCTACATCCTCTATCCCTCCATCCCCATGACCTACAAAAATCCATAACTCTCCATTATTCTTCACTTTCTAGTACATAGTCCCTGGGCCCACATTCTATAACCTTTCTgacaaaaatgaaacaggaaaaaagaaaaaactttttttttcttttctaaagacCACAGTCTGTCCCTCCCACCTTCAGTGACTCCTACAAGCTCCATCGCCTGTGTATTCCTTCCCTACTGCTGTATATATTCCTAATTCCTGTCAGTTAATTCCCTGCATTCCCTGTGTCCTCTGCCCAACACCCTCAAGTCCACAGAGCTCAACCTTCAGGAACCTCAGCTCCTCTGTGAACTGTAGCCTGTCTCTTACCACTACCCACCAACCTCTAACCCTGCCCTTTGCTCCTGGGTGCCCAGTAGACTCACAGTCTGGGTCCCCCCTTAAGGATCCAACACCTTCCTGCAAgcactcttcctccctccccatgtcTGTCCTCTCCCCAGCTTCAACCCCTTTGCTTACATTCTGAATCTGCCTTAGTCTACCATCCACCAAGGTGTCCTCCTCTCCTGCTCGTCTCCCCACAGCACGTACCCATCACAAACTTTCCACTGACCATTGAGCTCCTTTGCCAATGACTGTGCATTGTCACCAAACACTTGTTCCTGTCACCTTGCCTTCCATCCACCCAGAACCCAGTGACTTTATGCCTGTGACTTCTTTGCTTACTGTGCTCTATGTGGTCATAAGCTTGGCACTGACCTTAACCCTGGAGTGACATGTCACATGTTTTgccttctccccttccctctcctccacaaGATCTTTAGAATTCATTCAAAGCATCTCTTGTCTGTCATCCCATTTCCCTGTGCTCTCTGCTCACTCTCCTCTATTACACAGCTGTACACTCCCCCTACCTCAATACTACACTGGTAAATATTTGCCCTGGATGTTTTTAGTAAATACACCTTGAGTGCCAGCGTCCACATGGTGAGGGAGCTCTGAGCAGTCCCCTGGAGAAGGCTGAGACTCTCAGTAAGCCACCAGGCAGGTTCCAGAGTGAGCTTTCTCCCAGGTTTTGCAGGGCCAGGTCCATCTCTCTACTAGTCTCTGGTCCTCCCTGTATTTCCTCTGCATTCTCATCACATGAAAGTTATTTATgggggaaaatatatttattccacCCATAACCCAGCTACTAGCTTGGTCTGGTTTCAAATCTTGAAAATCTACCATTTACCACATCACTTCCACAGCCTCTAGATGTTGATGTTTCCCTGGGAATTTATGATAACACCTGAGGGGTTTATCCTACTAGAATCTCCTGTGTACTCAACTCAGGCTTTTCCATAAAATGAGACATAGCCATAAATATGCAAAGACTTAAAACTCAATCTCCTTCAAATATCTCCCAAGAGTGTAATTTCACAGGCAAAACCGAGTTATTCATGTGGCCTTCTCAGTGACACATGTGGTGATAGAGAGGGACAAAAATACTAGGGTAACCGAGGGCAAAGAAATTAATGTCCTATAATAATTGCTTGTCCCCAAAGTCCTTCCATGAGGCTGTTGCCCATGAATCCTCATGTATCTTCCATCTCCTTGTAGTTCTCCACCTGTGGGACCTGAGCTAACACTCTCACGAGTTACCTGCACCACCAGCTTCACTGTTTATAGATGAGTTGATTCTAAGACAACAAACTAGCCTAAATTcataaatgttttctgatttaGGAACTGTTAAGTGCAACTTTTTAAGAGTTTAGGTAAGGACCTGCACATCTATTCACCTGTTTTGAAAGACAGCtatgtatattttaacaaaatgtgaAAGTGTGAGATTATGCTGTGACTCTTTTATAGATCCCAGAGAAGAGGTGTGATTCCTAGGTGGGAAACCAGGCCCTTCCTTCCTGGTAGACAGCAGACAGCAGGAGCTCCACCCAGTTTCCCTCTTTCCTATCCACTGCAGTCTGTGTGGTAAGGAGTGGACCTGGTGAATGCTCCACAGGAAAGCAGTTGGCATCACACTCAAGAATCCCCACGCAAAGGAAAACAAACCTTTTATAAAGAACTGCCTTGTTACTTGCAACTGAGAGagagaatatctttattttactatgTAGAAAACAAATCTCTCCTTTATTCCAAAAGTTGATACTAAATATGTCTATCCCAAACTCTGTTTTCACAGTTATTcaacaaaaaaaattggaaaaaaacttTTCTGGAAGTTATAAATTAACTGATATTGATAAGGAGAATTATCCTACAACAGTGTCCACCACTCCACTGCACTTGCATGAGGTAAACTTTCCAGGAGTACAGCACTTGGCTATCCATTGTGATTCAACTGACTTTGAAGGACTAGGAACTAATCCATTCCATTTTCCTCCAGCAACATGAACTAGCACAACTGTCTACAGGATGCTCTCCATAGGCTGAGGACCACCAGTGCTGTCCCCCTCCAACATGACCATATGAGTCCCCCAGTCAGCCAGTTGAGGACCCCAGGGCCCTTTACAGTTAGAAAGTCAAGTGAATCTTGCATTCAATTCTCTATCACTGTTTTCAGTATGAAGAACAATGAAACCCTTGAATATTGTGTGAAAACTTGCAATTATGTACTTATGACACAATTAGGCAAATTTTGACTTGTATTTTGGTAGTGGGGACTGAAACTAGGGGTACTTTCCCACTGagtaccactgagcttcatccccagtgcTTTTATTTCAGATTTGAGACAGCGTCTTACATACTTGTTGAGGCTGAACTCAAACATGGAATGCTCCTTTTCGGCTTCCTGAGTGCTGAGATTTCATGCCTGTGCCACAACACCCAGCAAGACTTTGtattatttaaacaaacaaaggAGAGCCTGGATAAAGTGGCTAGAGTGAACTCACGACTCATGAGAATAAAGGGGCTGAGGGTGGGAAAACACACTGCAATTAGGTCATTGGTGTTCACCAACCACCCTTTGGGGAAGGGAAATTGACCAATATGAAGATTTAATAGGGAGGAGAGAGTGTGGAAAGTCACAAAGCTTCCCACCAGGACAAGGATTCTCTGGGTGGCAATGGACTCAGGGCAGGATCTGGGGCAAACTTTGATGCTGTGAATGTGCTGAACCTGCTGCTTGTGCCTGTGCAGAATGAGAACCATGGAGCCACTGGACCAGATTATGAGCACAGAAAAGACAACTTCAGGACATACACACAATGATGCATATAACAAGATTGTTAATTTGTCACGCCCTGCAGAAGTACAGTACCCATAATCCTTTTTCTCTGTTGTGTTTTCACTACTCCATTTGCTAAgcatataaagaggaaaaatggagTTCACCACCATGTACAGCATCCAgcaaatggaaatggagaatccAATGTACTTTGGAGCTTTTCCTTTGAGATTATTCCAACAAGAGTTCATGGGGCTGATTGTGATGTTCCAGAAGATGCTCAAGAGGCAGGTGATGCCTATGGACACACTCCTGCCCACTCGCTGAATGTACAAAATAAGTTTGCATCCAAGGTCATTGAAGAAATATTTCAACCCCAAAGCTGACATTGTCTGGGGAATTCCTCTACTGAGAATGATCAAAGAGTTGGCTATCATCAGATGCCTGAGAATCAAATCTGTGGATCTCAACTTGCACTCTTTGTAGGAAAGCACTAAATGGAAATAAAGCAGAGAGAAATTTCCCAGAATTCCAACAACAACCTGTAATAAGAACATCAGTCCTATGGCCACATTGGTGGAGGCCATCCTGTCATTTGGCACATTGTCCTTTATATTATGGCAACAGCTGTTCCTCTTAGCAAAATGACTCATTAACATTAGCTATGCCAAAACACAGAGGTGAGCACTTGCTACCTGAggatctgaggcaggagaatcccagaAGTTTCAAGTCAATCTGAGCAACATTGTGAGAGGACCatcttaaaaagattttttgaCACCAAGAGTTATTTTCATTGTATGCAACTGTGGGATTACAAAGACCGCAATATTCACATGTTCCTGGAGAGAACTGAcaatatattttacagaaaaatgagCCATGAAGATCACGTGATCCTAAAGTTGGAGGAGCAACAAAAAGTGAGAGCGAAAGCATAGAAAGAAATTAGCATGGATGTTTCAGAATGAACTGATATTTGCTAGTCACATTGGAAAAAGAACTTCAATAGACCTCTACACCATACAACAAATCAGATCTCAGGGAATTTCTGACCTAAACtttaaatataagcaaaaataatatttctgcaGTCTTAAgtaagaaaatgtgtataaaacAGCACAAAGACTTCAAACGGATTACCAAGTTCATAAGTTAATGTACATTAAATTGAGACTAACTTTCATCAAATGCTGTACACGGGGTGAGTGACTTTGATGTATCCAGTTCTAATAAGTCTTACAATATGTACAACAGAATTTAAATAGGCAAAACTTTCCAACAGgtacttaaaaagaaacaaaaaggcatcattcaataaataatagaCATGAGTGAAAAGTTCAATGTCTCTATTTAAACCACTCCACAGCATAAGAACACACCAACcagaatctaaaataaaatgttaggaaATACCACAATTGGCAAGAATGAAGATAGGCCAGGAATCTCGTGAATTGGCAATGGGTTGtaaaattggtgcaaacacttgGAAAAACTGGTGGTGTCCACTTACTGGATCATATATAAACCTCTGTGCCAGCAATGCCAATGTGATGAATGATCATATGGCCCTCCAGAAATTGCCCTGTGTTCACAATGGATTTAAAGAATGCTAGACTGACCTGAGGTTTAATCCACAAGTgaacaggggaaggaaggaggtgaaGGGAAGGGAATTAGAAGAAACTGAAGTGGAGTGAATTATGTGCCATGCTTGCATAATCATGTCTATGTGAGCCCCAATATCTTGTGAACTATAAAATgctaatacaaaatttaaaacaaatgaggAGGAAAAACTGTTCATGAGGAAACAAAATAGTTGTTACATAAGATTgtgttattatttaaaacaaatgaatggaagaaaatacccTCTAAACAAAATTCCACAGCAGAAATATCCATTGGATGTCAATTCTGAAATATAAACATACTGAAGTCTataaaaaaatcactcaaaaatatgactttgtttctaaaatatcaaatatgaaGTACATGCTAATAtgaaatgtagaaagaaatgaggaggAAAAACTGTTCATGAGGAAGCAAAATAGATGTTAAAGTTGTTTAGAACAGAAATGAAGTCCTGAGTGATTTCAGCTGAAAGCTTCTCTGCCCTGACAGTTACACTGGTGAAATGAGGCAGGATTTGTGGAGGACATTCCAATTCAGGAGAAATGTCAGTAGAAGCTGGAGCATGTGAATTCCATGCTGAATGAAGtgacataaaaaggaaaattttatgaatttggtATTAATGTTGGAATATTATTAAACCAGAGGAAATAGCACAGGTTCATCTGGTCCCTACAACCACTCTCCAGTTCTCGTCATTATAATATTACCTTCTCTTGTGTGCCGAGCATGGAGCGTAGTCTCGCCTCAGCCATCACAACACAGGGATTCAGAGGAGGTGTGATTCCTGTCCAAACCAGGTGAATTGTAATGTAGAGTTGGAAAAGAACATCGTTTAGTCCAGAAAAAGACCCAGGTCTTGGTTTCTGCACAGATGAGGTGATTCTTACAGATCCATCCTCATCTTTACTATAGACACAAAGACATTACAGccatgagaaatttcaaaaatatataacatgattttctAAAGTAATGTGAAGAGCAGATTAGTTGCCAACTATAGTCCTCAAGTCCCTTCCGAACTAGGATTCCCTATCAAGGAGATTATTCTCCTATGAACATCCTCAGTGATTATTTTACCAAATAATATTGGTAGCCAGGAGAAATGGGCATCAGGTCAGGGACATGACTCCTTTACTAAATCAGGTCCTCACAAAAACATTGTTCCTCTCCCTTGTCTACACTGGCACTGGATCTACttctaccccaatttttttttccagaaatgagTACTGCCTCAAACTTCCCTCCTTACACACTCTGCCTCTgtgacagaaatagaaaatactcaCTGTGCTACTTGTGTCCAAGGTGCTGGGCTCAGTGTGAGGTCCTGAcagcatggagggagggaggcagctgcACCTGAGATAAAGGTGTGTGCTTCTGTGACCTCACTTCCCCTCAGGACTGCAATTATTACTTCACCTGTAGAGGCAATGACAGTGCAGGTCTAGGGAGTCCAGAACTTTGTTGAAAAAGATTTTCCCACTTGCTAATTACTAATTACTCATAATTACAATCATGAGCTCCTTGTCAGTAACTTTAAAGCAAGTGTTGAGGTGTTTGAAGAGGCTGTAGCTTTTATGATTCCTGGGGGCTGACTTTGTCTTCTATGGAAGGTTCAGGAAATACTGAGATGTGAACTATAAGGGACTTACTGAGAGTTGGTTTGTCTCACTGGACTCCATACTTGCCTGAGTTCTTTACCCCAGTTCTTGTTGATTCTGTCTTATTTCCCCTGCTTCCATATCCCTTCTCTCTAGGGAGAGGTGGGGACCAGGAACCAGGCCTATCCTGTGACCCTGTGGAGTCATCTCCAGGCAGGCCAGGCTATGGAGAGTGCAGACCACACCCAGAGCAAGTGCTCCTGGCTGTGACATCTGATGGAGTCATCACATCCATCCCTTGGCAGTGGAGCTTGACACTAGGGAGGACGACTCTGCCAGAGATCAGTCACCTGGATGGGTTTCTTGGAGTATCTGCTGAGGGGTGCTAAGTGGAGGCAGCAGAAGAGGAACCTTGTGAACAGGGAACCTGTCCTTAGCATTTGGAAGGACCGGGGTTTCAGTGATGAGACCTGGGGTCTTAATGTAACATCTTAGGACGGGCATGTTCCAAAAGAGGTTATTCAACATTTTTCACGTAGTCTTAAAGGAGCTAGTTCAGTCTGCAAATGCCCAAAGATGAGCTTCTAAATCATGACTGCTTGTGACACCTGTGTTCTCTGGTACAGCAGCAGTGGACACGTCTGACCCAACTAGAGAACACATCAGCCCAGCATCAACAGCAGCTGGTGGAGCAAAAGCTGGACATCCAACATACATGCAAGCAACTCACATGGTGAACTCCAAACTTCAAGCCTGCAGAAGATAGGAAACATAAGGAGATTGTGGAGTGGGTGGACTCCCTGCAGCCAGCCACAGTGACCCACTGGGGAGA contains:
- the LOC124966191 gene encoding vomeronasal type-1 receptor 4-like produces the protein MSHFAKRNSCCHNIKDNVPNDRMASTNVAIGLMFLLQVVVGILGNFSLLYFHLVLSYKECKLRSTDLILRHLMIANSLIILSRGIPQTMSALGLKYFFNDLGCKLILYIQRVGRSVSIGITCLLSIFWNITISPMNSCWNNLKGKAPKYIGFSISICWMLYMVVNSIFPLYMLSKWSSENTTEKKDYGYCTSAGRDKLTILLYASLCVCPEVVFSVLIIWSSGSMVLILHRHKQQVQHIHSIKVCPRSCPESIATQRILVLVGSFVTFHTLSSLLNLHIGQFPFPKGWLVNTNDLIAVCFPTLSPFILMSREFTLATLSRLSFVCLNNTKSCWVLWHRHEISALRKPKRSIPCLSSASTSM